In the genome of Deltaproteobacteria bacterium, the window TTCTCGGAACGAAATATGTCCTCTTACGTCGGGAATTTCTGAAATATCGGAACTTCAATCGCCAAATTCCCGAGAGTGCGACAAACATCCTTGTGACCCTAGGGGGTGCGGACCCGGATAATGTAACGCTCAAAGTCATGTATGCGCTAGAGCAAGTGCAGGTGAACGGGCTGGAGGCGGTTGTAGTAGTGGGTGGCAGTAACCCTCATTATGAAACCTTGCAATCCGCAATTCGCAATCTCCAACCCAAAATCCGACTGGAGTGCAATGCATCAAATATGCCCGAATTGATGGCTTGGGCAGATGTGGCAGTTTCCGCGGGGGGAAGCACAGTTTGGGAACTAATATTTATGGTGGTTCCAAGTGTGGTTATGATACTTGCAGATAATCAGAAAGAAATAGCGGAAGAACTTGAAAAAGAAGACGTGGTAGTAAACCTGGGTTGGCATGAAGATGTTACAGAAATGGATATAAGGGATGCTGTGCAAAACTTGCTGGCAGATTCGGATAAAAGAAGGAGTATGGGTTTAAAAGGTAAAGCATTGGTTGACGGAAGAGGAGTGGAAAGAACAATAGAACGAATTTGTGCAACTGTGGAAGAGGACAAATAATTTATGTCTGAAAAGGTGGAAGGATATGAGATTAGATACTAATGAAAAAAAAGCATTAA includes:
- the pseG gene encoding UDP-2,4-diacetamido-2,4,6-trideoxy-beta-L-altropyranose hydrolase; this encodes MHLYIRADADSKIGTGHVMRCIALAQGWQDRGGKVTFLSHCESEELQERITNEGFEFLFLEKMHPHPSDLEQTLENLSSIIHHPSSNYWLVLDGYHFTSEYQKALRDAGIRCLVIDDMNHLPHYHVDIILDQNIYATDMDYRCDEDTTLLLGTKYVLLRREFLKYRNFNRQIPESATNILVTLGGADPDNVTLKVMYALEQVQVNGLEAVVVVGGSNPHYETLQSAIRNLQPKIRLECNASNMPELMAWADVAVSAGGSTVWELIFMVVPSVVMILADNQKEIAEELEKEDVVVNLGWHEDVTEMDIRDAVQNLLADSDKRRSMGLKGKALVDGRGVERTIERICATVEEDK